The following are encoded in a window of Salvelinus fontinalis isolate EN_2023a chromosome 40, ASM2944872v1, whole genome shotgun sequence genomic DNA:
- the LOC129839958 gene encoding zinc finger protein ZFP2-like, with translation MPYKETIASKMDRDKASPSPSTLPESPGRSPPCTLLLDLVICRKTPGQSGTRRGEGEEEHGDLISLRDSPDRCSLSGRGLSPGELQQCHDADKKEKSLSRSEHLKKHQHRLIGKKPHHCCSDCGKSFAKQKELIIHERIHTGEKLYHCSQCGKSLAASKTLNSHRKIHTGEIPYPCFDCGKYLNQSGAQTKHIHTGEKPYTCDQCGKSFKKSGHLTIHKRIHTGEKPYSCDQCGKSFSRSGDLTRHQRIHTGEKPYRCDQCGKSVNNSGQLTTHQRIHTGEKRYSCDHCGKSFIRSGDLTTHKRLHTGEKPYSCDQCGKSFNQSGHLTLHQRIHTGEKPYSCDQCGKSFARDFTLTTHQRIHKGDKPYSCDQCGKSFARDSTLTTHQRIHTGEKPYSCDQCGKSFNHSGSLITHQRIHTGEKPYSCDRCGKSFNHSGSLTEHQRIHTGEKPYSCDRCGKSFNHSGSLTTHKRIHTGEKPYGCDECGKSFNQSGDLTTHQRLHTGEKPYSCDQCGKSFIQSGHLTTHQRIHTGEKPYSCDQCGKNFIQSVELTRHQRIHT, from the exons ATGCCATACAAAGAAACAATAGCTTCCAAAATGGATCGG GACAAAGCTAGCccgtccccctccaccctcccggAGTCCCCAGGTCGATCGCCTCCCTGTACTTTACTGTTGGATCTGGTCATCTGCAGGAAAACACCAGGGCAGAGTGGAactaggagaggagaaggagaagaggaacaTGGAGATTTGATTTCATTAA GGGACAGCCCTGACCGTTGCTCTCTTAGTGGGAGGGGCTTATCACCTGGGGAGCTTCAACAATGTCATGATGCTGACAAgaaagagaagagtctctccagatcagaacacctcaagaaacaccagcacaGACTTATAGGGAAGAAACCTCACCACTGCtgttctgactgtgggaagagttttgctaaacagaaggaATTGATCATTCATGAGCGGATTCACACCGGTGAGAAACTCTACCACTGctctcagtgtgggaagagtttagCTGCATCTAAAACCTTAAATTCTCATCGGAAAATTCATACAGGGGAGATACCTTACCCCTGCTTTGATTGTGGGAAATACCTCAATCAATCAGGAGCCCAgactaaacacatacacacaggagagaagccttatacctgtgatcagtgtgggaagagctttaaGAAATCAGGACACCTGACTATACACAAACGCATACATacgggagagaagccttacagctgtgatcagtgtggaaaGAGCTTCAGTCGATCAGGAGACCTGACTAgacaccaacgcatacacacaggagagaagccgtatcgctgtgatcagtgtgggaagagcgtCAATAATTCAGGACAACTGACTACACACCagcgcatacacacaggagagaaacgttatagctgtgatcattgtgggaAGAGCTTCATTCGATCAGGAGACCTGACTACACACAAACGcctacacacaggagagaagccttacagctgtgatcagtgtgggaagagcttcaatcaGTCAGGACACCTGACTTtacaccaacgcatacacacaggagagaagccttatagctgtgatcagtgtgggaagagctttgcTCGAGATTTCACCCTGACTACACACCAGCGAATACACAAAGGAGataagccttatagctgtgatcagtgtgggaagagctttgcTCGAGATTCCACCCTGACTAcacaccaacgcatacacacaggagagaagccttatagctgtgatcagtgtgggaaaagCTTCAATCATTCAGGATCCCTGATTAcacaccaacgcatacacacaggagagaagccttatagctgtgatcggTGTGGGAAAAGCTTCAATCATTCAGGATCCCTGACTGaacaccaacgcatacacacaggagagaagccttatagctgtgatcggtgtgggaagagcttcaatcattcaggatcactgactacacacaaacgcatacacacaggagagaagccttatggCTGTGAtgagtgtgggaagagcttcaatcaatcaggagacctgactacacaccaacgcctacacacaggagagaagccatatagctgtgatcagtgtgggaagagcttcattCAGTCAGGACACCTGACCAcacaccaacgcatacacacaggagagaagccttatagctgtgatcagtgtgggaagaacTTCATTCAATCAGTAGAGCTGACTAGACACCAGCGAATACACACATGA